The following proteins come from a genomic window of Malus domestica chromosome 02, GDT2T_hap1:
- the LOC103403936 gene encoding uncharacterized protein, with product MDPRYTGEILKHLEKQNELLTEAKISMSEELHQLKVEEEMLMRKFYEIMSAHGKLKKNEGCGTVSDDGEIGRGPLMTSNSVFTLSNECVCSIE from the exons ATGGACCCTAGATACACTGGAGAGATTTTGAA GCATTTGGAGAAGCAAAACGAGCTCCTCACGGAAGCAAAAATATCAATGTCTGAGGAATTGCACCAACTGAAG GTCGAAGAAGAAATGCTGATGCGTAAGTTTTATGAGATAATGTCAGCTCATGGTAAACTTAAAAAG AATGAAGGTTGTGGTACAGTTTCAGATGACGGTGAAATTGGACGAGGACCGTTGATGACTTCAAATTCTGTTTTCACATTGTCGAATGAATGTGTATGTAGTATTGAATAG
- the LOC103403926 gene encoding glucan endo-1,3-beta-glucosidase 12 has protein sequence MLKTKMVFFFHLLFLLSFGVSGERQDSIVSVKSGDLSEVASSILKAETWLKTHVLAHYPSAPITAIVVGGVGGVPLLLCRKEQEHTLTLILPAVKNLHHSLTRWGLQEHIKLSPAFAPSCFVRSSYIFGKFVRPVLDFLKGASQTVSPTLVSSHSESLEDFIGVSFNFDDYTVVLDNPGERKPSGRKLSADPFPARPKPLPKISETPLHSTVGLSVPANVAKNPHPPLPQTASPPLQVPSPQPQSAVSPPPLLPSPEAQTASPPPPQIASPPDTGFSSAPENPPFVDDSPPPSPATIPPCRPTHVPPPAPAPQTAVHNKLWCVAKPTVPSDTLQVAMDYACGDGGADCSEIMSDGNCYSPDSVVAHASYAFNSYWQKNKKTGGTCSFDGTAMLINNDPSYLQCRFILT, from the exons ATGTTGAAGACGAAGATGGTGTTCTTCTTTCATCTTCTATTTCTCCTTTCTTTTGGTGTTTCTG GTGAAAGGCAAGACTCCATTGTTTCTGTAAAATCTGGAGATCTCAGTGAGGTTGCAAGCAGCATTTTAAAGGCAGAAACTTGGCTCAAAACCCACGTCCTTGCTCACTACCCTTCCGCCCCCATCACCGCCATTGTCGTCGGCGGCGTTGGCGGCGTCCCTCTTCTTCTCTGCCGGAAAGAGCAAGAacacactctcactctcatccTCCCGGCCGTCAAGAACTTGCACCACTCCCTCACACGGTGGGGCCTCCAGGAACACATCAAACTCTCACCCGCCTTCGCTCCTTCTTGTTTCGTCAGAAGCTCCTATATCTTTGGGAAATTTGTGAGGCCTGTCCTAGATTTTCTCAAGGGAGCATCTCAAACTGTCTCTCCAACGTTGGTGTCTTCTCACTCCGAAAGCCTTGAGGACTTTATCGGCGTTAGCTTTAACTTTGACGATTATACTGTCGTTCTTGACAACCCCGGAGAGAGAAAACCCAGCGGCAGAAAGCTCTCTGCGGACCCCTTTCCAGCGAGACCGAAGCCATTGCCTAAAATTTCAGAAACCCCACTTCACTCCACTGTTGGTCTCTCTGTTCCCGCCAATGTGGCTAAAAATCCTCATCCTCCATTGCCCCAAACTGCCTCTCCGCCGCTCCAAGTTCCTTCGCCACAACCCCAAAGTGCCGTCTCTCCGCCACCACTCCTGCCTTCCCCAGAGGCACAAACAGCCTCTCCACCACCACCCCAGATAGCTTCTCCACCAGATACGGGGTTCTCCTCAGCCCCAGAAAACCCTCCTTTTGTTGATGATTCCCCTCCGCCGTCCCCTGCCACAATTCCACCCTGCAGGCCGACACACGTGCCACCTCCTGCCCCAGCCCCTCAGACTGCAGTGCACAACAAGCTGTGGTGTGTGGCCAAGCCCACTGTTCCTTCAGACACTCTGCAGGTGGCAATGGACTACGCCTGCGGAGACGGCGGTGCTGACTGCTCGGAGATCATGTCGGATGGCAACTGCTACAGCCCTGATTCTGTTGTGGCACATGCTTCCTACGCCTTCAACAGCTACTggcagaagaacaagaagaccGGAGGGACTTGCAGCTTCGATGGCACTGCAATGTTGATTAACAATGATCCAA GTTATCTTCAGTGTCGATTCATTCTCACCTGA